One part of the Sneathia vaginalis genome encodes these proteins:
- a CDS encoding YitT family protein has protein sequence MKNKANEKKRLIVSILLTIGSGIIQAYIIESMMRPSGLISMGFTGLALLLHMGLEKIHINLSVSFFLIVLNLPVAVICAKAISKRFTILSLLQILSASVCLMIFDFKPFFSSVILNITVGAFVYGIQIVMALKAGGSTGGTDFIALYVSNKINKAIWEYIFVFNALLLIILGFLFGWDRAGYSLIFQFVTTYTISKFYTRYARVTIQVITAYPDEIISDYMKIIHHGITKAKGIGGYSNKEYGILYAVVSSYEVAEVVNVIKNIDSNAIINIYKTEDFYGKFHLDPI, from the coding sequence ATGAAAAATAAAGCAAATGAAAAGAAAAGGTTAATAGTAAGTATATTGTTAACTATAGGCTCAGGAATAATCCAGGCATATATTATAGAGTCTATGATGAGGCCATCTGGGTTAATTTCTATGGGATTTACAGGATTAGCACTGTTACTACATATGGGACTTGAAAAGATACATATAAATTTATCGGTTTCATTCTTTTTGATAGTGTTAAATTTACCAGTCGCTGTAATTTGTGCTAAAGCTATTAGTAAAAGATTTACTATATTATCTTTACTGCAGATTTTAAGTGCTTCAGTGTGTTTAATGATATTTGATTTCAAACCATTTTTTAGCTCCGTTATTTTAAATATAACGGTAGGGGCATTTGTGTATGGAATACAAATAGTTATGGCACTAAAAGCTGGTGGTTCAACAGGTGGAACAGATTTTATCGCTCTATATGTTTCAAATAAGATAAATAAGGCAATATGGGAGTATATATTTGTATTTAATGCATTGCTTTTAATAATTTTAGGTTTCTTATTTGGTTGGGATAGAGCAGGATATTCGTTAATATTTCAATTTGTGACTACATATACAATCTCAAAATTTTACACAAGATATGCAAGGGTTACAATTCAAGTAATTACTGCGTATCCAGATGAAATAATATCAGACTATATGAAAATAATACACCATGGTATAACAAAAGCAAAAGGTATAGGTGGTTATTCAAACAAGGAATACGGTATCCTATATGCAGTCGTATCTTCTTATGAGGTAGCAGAAGTTGTTAATGTAATAAAGAATATAGATAGTAATGCTATTATCAACATATACAAAACTGAAGACTTTTATGGTAAATTTCATCTTGATCCTATTTAA
- a CDS encoding DUF1858 domain-containing protein, whose product MKKRVTGDMNILEAVEKYPIIAEVLMRYGLGCSGCFISEMETVYDGIAVHGLDPDIVIDEINMLIEMQENGELDY is encoded by the coding sequence ATGAAAAAAAGAGTAACAGGAGATATGAATATATTAGAAGCGGTTGAAAAATACCCAATAATAGCAGAAGTTTTAATGCGTTATGGATTAGGATGTTCTGGTTGTTTCATTTCTGAAATGGAAACAGTTTATGATGGTATAGCTGTGCATGGCTTAGATCCAGATATAGTTATAGACGAAATAAATATGTTAATCGAAATGCAAGAAAATGGAGAATTAGATTATTAA
- a CDS encoding helix-turn-helix domain-containing protein translates to MKTTGNILKQYIKGKIKRDDFSKLLGISPQYLSNILSDKKKPSSKLLYKLIISLGITSEDEKNIRKYEELRTKKVYYNIINKKMTKEGLKGNEKERIYSNRGKIFGTLTDLSLFITLEYDLFDFKKGDVLVFKKYEDEEIKEAYIIYDNKIAKLRKVDKSYILETDELKILQNISIEYILLYSIRRKL, encoded by the coding sequence ATGAAAACAACGGGTAATATTTTAAAACAATATATTAAAGGTAAGATAAAAAGAGATGATTTTTCAAAGCTTTTAGGTATAAGCCCACAATATTTGAGCAATATTTTAAGTGATAAGAAGAAACCATCTTCAAAACTCTTGTATAAATTAATAATATCTCTTGGTATAACAAGTGAAGATGAAAAGAATATAAGAAAATATGAAGAATTAAGAACAAAAAAAGTTTACTATAACATAATAAATAAAAAAATGACGAAGGAAGGCTTAAAAGGTAATGAAAAAGAAAGAATTTACTCAAACAGAGGAAAGATATTTGGAACATTAACTGATTTAAGTCTTTTTATTACACTAGAATATGACTTATTTGATTTTAAAAAAGGTGATGTATTAGTTTTTAAAAAATATGAAGATGAAGAGATAAAAGAAGCGTATATAATATACGATAATAAGATAGCAAAGCTAAGAAAAGTAGATAAGTCATATATATTAGAAACAGATGAGTTAAAAATATTACAAAATATATCAATAGAGTATATTTTACTATATAGTATTAGGAGGAAACTATGA